In the Candidatus Bathyarchaeota archaeon genome, one interval contains:
- a CDS encoding fructose-1,6-bisphosphatase, giving the protein MKNKLIYDSDVIGMTVIMVSISLKEHLKAIDTELASLILTISKTAVGIKERLPYMRGIAETQNIYGELQSALDLWTDQLFIEEFRKLGSVNKVASEEQKNLARLNDNGRFFVTSDPLDGSSNLPSNNLVATIVGVYEKDFYTEGKNQVAALYILYGPVLSLVYTVGEGVLEFLYKPSKKEFILENENKRLPEKGKLCGFGGSRKAWLPPFRKFAEELEEEGLKVRYSGAFAADINQILHYGGIFAYPALKEKLYGKGKLRLLFEANPISFMMEQAGGASSNGKRSILEVKPTSLDQRIPIYVGNENLIKRLERALKG; this is encoded by the coding sequence ATGAAAAATAAACTTATTTATGATTCAGATGTTATTGGAATGACGGTTATAATGGTAAGTATTAGTTTAAAAGAACATCTTAAAGCGATTGACACTGAATTGGCTTCTTTAATTCTTACGATAAGTAAGACTGCAGTCGGAATAAAAGAGAGATTACCATACATGAGGGGTATCGCGGAGACTCAAAATATATATGGTGAATTGCAATCGGCTTTGGATTTATGGACAGATCAACTATTTATCGAGGAATTTAGGAAACTAGGTTCAGTAAACAAAGTTGCATCAGAAGAACAAAAAAATCTTGCAAGACTTAATGACAATGGAAGATTCTTCGTAACATCAGACCCATTAGACGGTTCTTCAAATCTTCCTAGTAATAATTTAGTTGCAACAATAGTTGGTGTATATGAAAAAGATTTTTACACAGAAGGAAAAAATCAAGTTGCTGCATTGTATATCTTGTACGGTCCTGTACTAAGTTTAGTTTATACAGTCGGCGAAGGTGTTCTTGAATTTTTGTACAAACCTTCAAAAAAAGAATTTATTCTAGAAAATGAAAACAAAAGACTTCCAGAAAAGGGAAAATTATGTGGTTTTGGTGGTTCAAGAAAAGCTTGGCTCCCACCATTCAGAAAATTTGCTGAAGAGTTAGAAGAAGAAGGTTTGAAAGTAAGATACAGCGGAGCATTTGCAGCAGACATTAATCAAATACTTCATTATGGTGGGATTTTCGCTTATCCCGCGTTAAAAGAAAAGCTATATGGAAAAGGAAAGTTGAGATTGTTGTTCGAGGCCAACCCGATATCATTTATGATGGAACAAGCTGGGGGCGCTTCAAGCAATGGTAAACGTTCAATACTTGAAGTTAAGCCAACAAGTCTAGATCAAAGAATTCCAATCTATGTTGGTAATGAAAACTTGATCAAAAGATTAGAACGAGCACTTAAAGGATAG